A region of Paraburkholderia largidicola DNA encodes the following proteins:
- the edd gene encoding phosphogluconate dehydratase: MVSPHSQLMKVTKRVIERSKPTRHAYLSRIDQAQGKFPARGALSCANLAHGFAGMEGNDKLVIKQIRQPNIGIVSSYNEMLSAHAPYKDFPDIIKAAARENGGVAQFAGGVPAMCDGITQGNAGMELSLFSREVIAMSTAVALTHNMFDAALCLGVCDKIVPGLLIGALQFGHLPTIFVPAGPMMSGLSNDDKAKVRQEFATGKCGRNELLESEAAAYHSHGTCTFYGTANSNQMLMEIMGLHLPGSAFVHPHTPLRDALTAQAARRVLDLTVDRGHYMPIGHVIDEKAIINGIVGLLATGGSTNHTLHLVAIARAAGIIIDWDDFDTLSATVPLLAKVYPNGKADVNHFHAAGGMAYLIRNLLEGGLLHEDVNTVVGKGLSRYAEEPKLLDGKLTWVPAAAESHDTAVLRAINDPFQPDGGLRLMQGKLGRGVIKISAVAKQHRTVKAPAIVFDSQEAVQEAFDNGELKRDFIAVVRFQGARANGMPELHRLTPLLGVLQDQGFHVALVTDGRMSGASGKVPAVIHVSPEALLQGPLGKVRTGDMLVIDAEAGVLDIEIDDAEWAARPIAVSQHQAENEVGFGRELFGVFRAAAAPAELGASVFGPLVGEASHAAQHASETANAVASEASHAMQK, encoded by the coding sequence ATGGTTTCCCCGCATTCGCAACTGATGAAGGTCACGAAGCGCGTGATCGAGCGCAGCAAGCCGACCCGCCACGCGTATCTGTCGCGCATCGACCAGGCCCAGGGCAAGTTCCCGGCGCGCGGCGCGCTGTCCTGCGCGAACCTCGCGCACGGCTTCGCCGGCATGGAGGGCAACGACAAGCTCGTCATCAAGCAGATCCGCCAGCCGAACATCGGCATCGTCTCGTCGTACAACGAGATGCTCTCGGCACATGCACCGTACAAGGATTTCCCGGACATCATCAAGGCCGCAGCGCGTGAAAACGGCGGCGTGGCGCAGTTCGCGGGCGGTGTGCCCGCGATGTGCGACGGCATCACGCAAGGCAACGCCGGCATGGAGCTGTCGCTGTTCTCGCGCGAAGTGATCGCGATGAGCACGGCCGTCGCGCTCACGCACAACATGTTCGACGCAGCGCTGTGCCTCGGCGTGTGCGACAAGATCGTGCCGGGCCTGTTGATCGGCGCGCTGCAGTTCGGCCATCTGCCGACCATCTTCGTGCCCGCCGGCCCGATGATGAGTGGCCTGTCGAACGACGACAAGGCCAAAGTGCGCCAGGAATTCGCGACGGGCAAGTGCGGACGCAATGAACTACTGGAATCCGAAGCCGCTGCGTATCACAGCCACGGCACCTGCACGTTCTACGGCACGGCCAACAGCAATCAGATGCTGATGGAAATCATGGGCCTGCATCTGCCGGGCTCGGCGTTCGTGCATCCGCATACGCCGCTGCGCGACGCGCTGACCGCGCAGGCTGCACGCCGCGTGCTCGACCTCACCGTCGATCGCGGCCACTACATGCCGATTGGCCACGTGATCGACGAGAAGGCGATCATCAATGGCATCGTCGGTTTGCTGGCGACGGGCGGCTCGACCAATCACACGCTGCACCTCGTCGCAATCGCGCGCGCGGCTGGCATCATCATCGACTGGGACGACTTCGACACGCTGTCGGCTACGGTGCCGCTGCTCGCGAAGGTGTACCCGAACGGCAAGGCCGACGTGAACCACTTCCACGCGGCGGGCGGCATGGCGTATCTGATCCGCAACCTGCTCGAAGGCGGATTGCTGCACGAGGATGTGAACACGGTCGTGGGCAAGGGCCTTTCGCGCTATGCCGAAGAGCCGAAGCTGCTCGACGGCAAGTTGACGTGGGTGCCGGCTGCAGCCGAAAGCCACGATACGGCTGTGCTGCGCGCCATCAACGATCCGTTCCAGCCGGACGGCGGCCTGCGTCTGATGCAAGGCAAGCTCGGCCGCGGCGTCATCAAGATTTCGGCCGTGGCGAAGCAGCATCGCACGGTGAAGGCGCCTGCCATCGTGTTCGATTCGCAGGAAGCCGTGCAGGAAGCCTTCGACAACGGCGAGCTGAAGCGCGACTTCATTGCCGTCGTGCGCTTCCAGGGCGCGCGGGCAAACGGCATGCCCGAGCTGCATCGTTTGACGCCGCTGCTCGGCGTGTTGCAGGATCAAGGTTTCCATGTCGCGCTCGTCACGGACGGCCGCATGTCCGGTGCATCGGGCAAGGTGCCCGCCGTGATTCACGTGTCGCCGGAAGCGTTGCTGCAAGGCCCGCTCGGCAAGGTGCGCACGGGTGACATGCTGGTGATCGACGCAGAAGCGGGCGTGCTCGATATCGAAATCGACGACGCCGAATGGGCTGCGCGTCCGATTGCCGTGTCGCAGCATCAGGCGGAAAACGAAGTAGGCTTCGGCCGCGAACTGTTCGGTGTGTTCCGTGCTGCAGCAGCGCCGGCGGAACTGGGTGCATCGGTGTTCGGACCGCTCGTCGGCGAAGCGTCGCACGCAGCGCAGCACGCATCTGAAACGGCAAACGCTGTGGCGAGCGAAGCCAGCCACGCAATGCAGAAATAA
- a CDS encoding YadA family autotransporter adhesin, protein MPNSPHNLGETVIGSYGYVPTNISFGTIFGFAGQANAMYGTALGANGVVSSGAQNSVALGSGSVATDPNTVSVGRVGNNPLYNVHTDNGDGTSADATPMNQSLLGTLTRRITNMSAGINDNDAVNVSQVKGVTKALGGGAGVNSDGSIAAPKYAVQGANFSDVGSALSKLDSATTANSTSITNIQNTVNNISNGNGFKYVHVNSSGADSVASGSNAVAVGMSATGAGQSGVALGSSSLAKGDWSEAIGNSAQANALGDIALGASSTATGGGNYLFATALGSNATAAGSQTTAVGGWSQATAAYATAEGYNSQATGSNGTAVGVNAKASQTGATALGSAAIGSGQNALAAGTGATASAYGDVAVGYWTHTAGTGGATAVGDQSSALTGGAFAGGLSATASGTSATAIGNASTASGGYSNAMGYQANAAGQDSVAIGTQANVGAAGGQSVAIGARATATAENSVALGTNSTTTANLSAAGYNPGTGALSGIASAANGEVSVGKAGAERRVTNVAAGSAATDAVNVSQLQSEDAKVNGISSNVSSLSNTVNNINTATTNVTNTVTNIVNGGGVKYFHANSGQADAVASGSNSVAVGDRANSMGGSSVAVGDGATAVGAASVAIGNNAKNAAAANNSVAIGGDSASGDKSVTIGNGANSTNSSWAVAVGTNANVSGALGVAIGGGSVASGANGVSIGPNAIASGANTVALGSGANASAGNSVALGQGSTTTANLSTAGWNPGSGTLSGIASATNGEVSVGKAGAERRVTNVAAGSAATDAVNVSQLQSEDAKVNGISSNVSSLSNTVNNINTATTNVTNTVTNIVNGGGIKYFHSNSTLADSVAAGADSVAIGGGASAAAANSVALGAGSTTTANLSAAGWNPGTGTLSGIASAANGEVSVGASGKERRITNVAAGYAATDAVNVSQLQSEDAKVNAAGSSIANVLGGGSTYDASTGTITGPTFTLGGKTVTSIAGAITNLDDRVTQNSTSISNIMNQIDNGQFGSLVQQVSPNGAVTVAASTGGTLVNFAGTAGARVLTGVANGSVNASSKDAVNGSQLYATNQNLANLTNVVNNISTTGSGTGAQSKYFHANSTLADSSATGTNATAIGGAASASGANSVALGSGSVADSDNTVSVGSAGNERRITNVADAVAGTDAVNYAQMNAALAKVQNAPAGSDAMVAVDGDRVTEAASVNGTHAMAMGPSASATASQAIASGYNAQASGDSSIAMGANSKATAERAVALGDGSIADRANTVSVGSADNQRQITNVAAGTQTTDAVNVGQLNSSIAAAIGDMPAGMSAKDYTDQQIQQVQAGVNDVARNAYSGIAAATALTMIPDVDQGKTIAVGIGGASYKGYAASALGISARITQNIKVKAGAGISAQGTTFGVGGSYQW, encoded by the coding sequence CACGCTGACGCGCCGCATCACGAACATGTCGGCCGGTATCAACGATAACGACGCCGTGAACGTGTCGCAGGTCAAAGGCGTCACGAAGGCACTGGGCGGCGGCGCGGGCGTCAACTCGGATGGCTCGATTGCAGCGCCCAAGTATGCAGTCCAAGGCGCGAACTTCAGCGACGTAGGCTCGGCTCTGTCGAAGCTCGACTCCGCGACGACGGCCAATTCGACCAGCATCACGAACATCCAGAACACCGTCAACAACATCAGCAATGGCAACGGGTTCAAATACGTTCACGTGAACTCGTCCGGCGCAGATTCCGTTGCATCGGGCAGCAACGCGGTCGCGGTCGGCATGTCGGCGACGGGCGCGGGCCAGAGCGGCGTGGCACTCGGTTCGTCGAGCCTCGCGAAAGGGGACTGGTCCGAAGCGATCGGCAATTCTGCACAGGCGAACGCGCTCGGAGACATAGCGCTCGGTGCGTCTTCCACGGCAACGGGCGGCGGCAATTACCTCTTCGCAACTGCGCTGGGTTCGAACGCGACGGCGGCTGGTTCGCAGACTACGGCGGTAGGTGGCTGGTCGCAGGCGACGGCGGCGTACGCGACGGCAGAGGGTTATAACAGCCAGGCAACGGGTTCTAACGGCACGGCCGTAGGCGTCAACGCTAAAGCGTCGCAGACGGGCGCTACGGCATTGGGTTCGGCGGCAATCGGCTCGGGACAAAACGCGCTGGCGGCCGGCACGGGCGCGACGGCATCGGCATATGGCGATGTTGCCGTCGGCTACTGGACGCATACGGCGGGTACGGGTGGCGCGACGGCAGTGGGCGACCAGTCGTCGGCGCTGACTGGCGGGGCATTCGCAGGTGGTCTGTCGGCCACGGCATCCGGCACGTCGGCGACCGCGATCGGCAATGCATCGACGGCGAGCGGCGGTTATTCGAATGCGATGGGCTATCAGGCCAACGCTGCGGGTCAGGACAGCGTGGCGATTGGCACGCAGGCAAACGTCGGCGCAGCGGGCGGGCAGAGCGTAGCGATCGGTGCGCGTGCAACGGCGACGGCGGAGAATTCCGTCGCGCTGGGTACGAACTCGACGACGACGGCGAACCTGTCGGCAGCGGGTTACAACCCGGGCACGGGTGCGCTGTCGGGCATCGCGTCGGCGGCTAACGGCGAAGTGTCGGTGGGCAAGGCAGGTGCAGAACGTCGCGTGACGAACGTGGCGGCAGGCTCTGCTGCGACGGACGCGGTGAACGTGAGCCAGTTGCAGTCGGAAGACGCGAAGGTCAACGGCATCAGCAGCAACGTGTCGAGCCTGAGCAACACCGTCAACAACATCAACACGGCGACGACCAACGTCACGAATACCGTGACGAACATCGTCAACGGTGGTGGCGTCAAATATTTCCACGCGAATTCGGGTCAGGCGGACGCGGTGGCAAGCGGCTCGAACTCGGTTGCAGTCGGTGACCGCGCCAATTCGATGGGCGGTTCGTCAGTGGCCGTGGGTGACGGCGCGACGGCAGTTGGCGCGGCAAGCGTCGCAATTGGCAACAACGCAAAGAACGCAGCTGCTGCGAACAACTCGGTCGCGATCGGCGGTGACTCGGCCTCGGGCGACAAGTCCGTGACGATCGGTAATGGCGCAAATTCGACGAACTCGTCGTGGGCCGTTGCAGTGGGCACGAACGCGAACGTGTCGGGCGCGCTCGGTGTCGCGATCGGCGGGGGCTCGGTGGCATCGGGCGCGAACGGCGTGTCGATCGGACCGAACGCGATCGCTTCGGGCGCCAATACCGTTGCGCTGGGTAGTGGCGCGAATGCATCGGCTGGTAACTCGGTGGCGCTGGGTCAGGGCTCGACGACGACGGCGAACCTGTCGACTGCGGGCTGGAACCCGGGTTCGGGCACGCTGTCGGGCATCGCATCGGCGACGAATGGCGAAGTGTCGGTGGGCAAGGCAGGCGCAGAACGTCGCGTGACGAATGTGGCTGCAGGCTCTGCTGCGACGGACGCGGTGAACGTGAGCCAGTTGCAATCGGAAGATGCGAAGGTCAACGGCATCAGCAGCAACGTGTCGAGCCTGAGCAACACCGTCAACAACATCAACACGGCGACGACCAACGTCACGAATACCGTGACGAACATCGTCAACGGTGGCGGTATCAAGTACTTCCACTCGAACTCGACGCTGGCGGATTCCGTGGCAGCAGGTGCTGATTCGGTTGCGATCGGTGGTGGCGCAAGCGCGGCGGCTGCGAACTCCGTGGCGCTGGGCGCGGGCTCGACGACGACGGCGAACCTGTCGGCAGCGGGCTGGAATCCGGGCACGGGCACGCTGTCGGGCATTGCGTCGGCGGCTAACGGCGAAGTGTCGGTGGGCGCATCGGGCAAGGAACGTCGCATCACCAACGTTGCAGCGGGTTACGCCGCGACCGACGCGGTGAACGTGAGCCAGTTGCAGTCCGAAGACGCGAAGGTCAATGCCGCGGGGTCGAGCATCGCGAACGTGTTGGGTGGCGGTTCGACGTACGACGCGTCGACGGGCACGATCACGGGTCCGACGTTCACTCTCGGCGGCAAGACGGTCACGTCGATTGCAGGCGCGATCACCAACCTGGACGACCGCGTGACGCAGAACTCGACGTCCATCAGCAACATCATGAACCAGATCGACAACGGCCAGTTCGGCAGTCTGGTTCAGCAGGTGTCGCCGAATGGCGCGGTGACGGTCGCGGCGTCGACGGGCGGCACGCTCGTCAACTTCGCGGGCACGGCTGGCGCGCGCGTGCTGACGGGTGTTGCCAACGGCAGCGTGAATGCGTCGAGCAAGGACGCAGTGAACGGTTCGCAGCTGTACGCAACGAACCAGAACCTCGCCAACCTGACCAACGTCGTGAACAACATCTCGACGACGGGTTCTGGCACGGGGGCGCAGTCGAAGTACTTCCACGCGAACTCGACGCTGGCGGATTCGTCCGCAACGGGCACGAACGCAACGGCGATCGGCGGTGCCGCATCGGCTTCGGGCGCGAACTCGGTGGCATTGGGTTCGGGTTCGGTGGCGGACAGCGACAACACGGTGTCGGTGGGCTCGGCAGGCAACGAACGCCGGATAACCAATGTTGCAGACGCAGTGGCGGGCACGGACGCGGTCAACTACGCGCAGATGAACGCCGCGCTTGCCAAGGTGCAGAACGCGCCGGCCGGCAGCGATGCGATGGTCGCAGTCGATGGCGACCGCGTCACGGAAGCTGCGAGCGTGAACGGCACGCACGCGATGGCAATGGGTCCGAGCGCAAGCGCTACGGCCTCGCAAGCGATCGCGTCGGGCTACAACGCGCAGGCGAGCGGCGACAGCTCGATCGCGATGGGCGCCAACTCGAAGGCAACGGCGGAGCGTGCCGTCGCGTTGGGTGACGGCTCCATCGCGGATCGTGCGAACACCGTGTCGGTGGGCTCGGCGGATAACCAGCGTCAGATCACCAATGTCGCGGCGGGTACGCAGACGACGGACGCAGTCAACGTCGGTCAGCTGAACAGCTCGATTGCGGCAGCCATCGGTGATATGCCGGCAGGCATGTCGGCCAAGGACTATACGGATCAGCAGATCCAGCAGGTCCAGGCCGGCGTCAACGACGTCGCGCGCAATGCCTACTCGGGTATCGCGGCCGCTACGGCGCTGACGATGATTCCGGACGTCGATCAGGGCAAGACGATCGCGGTCGGTATCGGCGGTGCGTCGTACAAGGGCTATGCGGCTTCGGCGCTGGGCATCTCGGCACGCATCACGCAGAACATCAAGGTCAAGGCCGGCGCGGGCATCAGCGCGCAAGGCACGACCTTCGGTGTCGGCGGTTCGTACCAGTGGTAA
- a CDS encoding MurR/RpiR family transcriptional regulator has protein sequence MMLSQVEAMRDQLRPSERKLADYVIEAPREVLDLSMTEVAARAGVSQPTIARFCHALGFSGFREFKIRLAQGIATEVPAVYRDVRPDEPTPGVAAKVLDRTIGALIQVRNNLSSDSVAAAIQVLARAKRIEFYGAGGSGIAALDMQHKFFRLGMPSVAYSDPHTFLMSAALLGEGDVVVAISNTGRTRDIIDAAKSALAVGAKVIAVTHGNSPLARIASIGLFANVDEDTDIFSPMTSRTSHLAIGDILAVGVALQRGPELAEKLAGAKDLIARRRIGPQE, from the coding sequence ATGATGCTGTCCCAGGTGGAAGCGATGCGCGACCAGCTGCGCCCTTCGGAGCGCAAGCTGGCTGACTACGTGATCGAGGCGCCGCGGGAAGTGCTCGACCTGTCGATGACGGAGGTCGCCGCGCGCGCCGGCGTCAGCCAGCCGACCATCGCACGCTTCTGCCATGCGCTCGGGTTTTCCGGCTTCCGTGAATTCAAGATCCGCCTTGCTCAAGGGATAGCAACGGAGGTGCCCGCCGTCTACCGCGACGTGCGCCCCGACGAACCGACGCCCGGCGTCGCCGCGAAGGTGCTCGACCGGACCATTGGCGCGTTGATCCAGGTGCGCAACAACCTTTCGTCGGACAGTGTGGCGGCGGCGATTCAGGTGCTCGCGCGGGCAAAACGCATCGAGTTTTATGGCGCGGGCGGTTCGGGCATCGCCGCGCTCGACATGCAGCACAAGTTTTTCCGGCTTGGCATGCCGAGCGTCGCGTATTCGGATCCGCATACGTTTCTGATGTCGGCGGCACTGCTGGGCGAAGGCGATGTCGTCGTCGCGATCTCGAATACGGGGCGCACGCGCGACATCATCGACGCGGCGAAATCCGCGCTTGCGGTAGGCGCCAAGGTGATTGCCGTCACACATGGGAACTCGCCGCTCGCGCGGATCGCATCGATTGGACTGTTTGCCAACGTCGACGAAGACACCGACATCTTCTCGCCGATGACGTCGCGCACGTCGCATCTCGCGATCGGCGACATTCTGGCCGTCGGTGTCGCGTTGCAGCGCGGACCGGAGCTGGCAGAAAAACTGGCTGGCGCGAAGGATCTGATCGCGAGGCGCCGGATCGGGCCGCAGGAATAG